The sequence GGGCGGCGTGGGATCGACGACCAGGGCTACGCGGTGGTGCTGTGGAGTCCCCGTCTGCGCTTCGGCGACGTGTCGGGGCTGGTCGGCAACCGCACCTTCACCCTGGTCTCGGCCTTCCGCCCCACCTACAACATGGTGGTGAACCTGATCGCGCGCCTCGCACCGGATGAGGCGCGCAGCGTGCTGGGGCGCTCCCTCGCCCAGTACCAGGCCGATCGCGAGGTCGTCACCCTGGAGCGGCAATTGCAGGAGGGCCGCCGGGCGCTGGCGGAGATCAACGCCACGGCTCGCCGGCGGGGGAGCGCGGAGGCGCAGCGCCGCTTGCGCCGCACCGCCCGCAGAGTGGAGGACCTTCGAAACCGGCTGAGAAGCAAGAAGGACACTCTGGCCGCCGAGTTCGACGAACTCACCGAGGTGCTGCGCCGGCGCGGCCACCTCGACGGTTGGGCGCCGGCTCCGAGCGGCAGGGTGCTCGCCGGCATCTACCACGAGAGCGACCTGCTCCTCACCGAGGCCCTGGTCGGCGGCCACTTCGACGGGCTCGACGAGCCCTCGTTCGCGGCGCTGCTGGCCTGTTGCACCTACGAGCAGCGCGGCGGTGACGTACCGGTGGAGCCGCACTGGCCCACGGGGTCGCTGCGGCGCAGCTGGGCGCGCCTGGGCGAGGCGCACGAATCGCTGACCGCCACCGAGGTGACGTGCCTGGGCCGCCCGCGCACCCGCCCGCCCGACGGGGGATTCGCCGCGCTCGCCTACGGGTGGGCGGCGGGCGACCCGCTGGCGCGTGTGCTGGACGGCCACACCACCCCGGGCGACTTCGTCCGCAACGTGAAGCTCGTCTGCGATCTGGCCCGCCAGATCGGCCGAGTGGCACCCGATCCGGCCACGACGGCCACCGCGGCCGCGGTGGCGAACGCCATGTTCCGCGGCGTGGTGTCCGCCTCGGTGCTCGACGCCACCGGCTGAGGGCGCCGCCGGAGCGGGCCAGCGGGGAGGGGAGCGGGCTTTGGGCATCCGCCGCGGCGGCGACTGGGGCACGCAGGGAGCGCTCCCCGAGGGCGGCGTGGTCGTCTCCGGTGACCGCGAGGCCCGCGACGTGGTGGAGGCGGCGCGGCGGCGCGGCGAGCCGCTGCCGGTGCTCGGCCTCGCCGGCGGGGACCTCTGCCGCACCCTCGGGGGGAGCGGCGACCTGGCCAGGCTGGCAGAGGGGGGCTCGCTGCTGACCTGCGATCTGGGCTCGGTGCTGCTCGACGGCAGGATCCACTGGTTCACGGCACACCTCGTCGCCCGCCACAGCTGGCTCACCGGGCGGGTCCTGGTGGTGATGAACGCCGCCTTCCTGGGGCGCTGGAACCTCGGCCCGCGCGCCCATCCCGGCGACGGGCTGCTGGACATCAGCGACGCCGACCCGGCGCTGCGCCAGCGGTTGGCAGCCTGGCGACGCCTCCCGGCCGGCACGCACCTCCCGCACCCGGCGATCGCAACGAGCCGGCGCGCCGCGTTCAGCACGAGCTTCGATCGTCCGGTGCCGGTGCTGCTGGACGGCGCGCCCGTGGGCCGTGCCAGCACGATCACCGTGCGGGTCGAGAGCGACGCCCTCGTCGTGGTGGTCTAGGCGCATACGGTCCGAAGCCGCCGGGACGACCGGTGGTAGATTCGCCCCGTGGTTCGCTCCTCGCCCGGATCCGCCGACTTCAAGGCGCGAGCCGCGGCGGCGGTGGAGGCACGCGCCGCGCAACTCACCGAGATCTCGCACCGCATCCACGAGAACCCCGAGTTGGGATTCGAGGAGCACTTCGCCCATGACCTGCTGGCCGATGCGGCCGAGGAGGCGGGGCTGGCCGTCCAGCGGCAGGCCTACGGCGTGGCGACGGCGTTCGCGGCCCGCGCCGGGACCGAAGGACCCCTCGTGGCCTTCCTCTGCGAGTACGACGCGCTGCCCGGCATCGGCCACGCCTGCGGGCACAACATCATCGCCGCCTCGGGCCTCGGGGCAGGACTTGCGGCGGCGGAGGTCGTGGAGGAGCTGGGGGGTCGCCTGCTGATCCTCGGGACGCCGGCCGAGGAGGGCGGCGGGGGCAAGCTGCATCTCATGGACGGGGGCGCCTTCGCCGGCGTGGACGCCGCCCTCATGGTGCATCCCGCCGGGTTGGAGCTCTCCGAGATGCAGACGCTGGCGGTTCAGCAGCTGCACGCCCGCTACCGCGGCCGTCCCGCGCACGCCGCCGCCGCTCCCCAGGCCGGCCGCAACGCCCTGGACGGGGCGGTGTTGGGCTATGTCGCCGCGGCCGCCCTCCGCCAGCACATCGCGCCCGACGAACGGTTCCACGGGATCTTCACCGACGGCGGCCAGAAGCCGAACATCGTTCCGACTTTCGCCGAGACCAACTGGTACGTGCGGTCGCCCACCGTCACACGGCTGGAGTTGCTGAAGGAACGCCTGGCCGACTGCCTGAACAGCGGTGCGCTGGCCGCGGGCGTGGGTCTCGAGTTGGCGTGGGCGGAGTATTTCTTCGCCGAGGTGCGCAGCAACGGCCCCCTCCTGGAGCTCTGGAAGTCCAACGCCGCCGCCGTCGGCAGGCAGCCGCAACGGCCCGCCCCGGGCCGCACCGTGATCGGCAGCACCGACATGGGCAACGTCAGCCAGGCGGTGCCGTCGATCCACCCCATGATCGCGGTCGGCCCGCCGGATGTGGCCATCCACACCGAGGAGTTCGCCAGATGCGCCCGGGGGCCCGATGGCGACCGCGGCGTCGTCGACGGCGCCAAGACGCTGGCCGCGGTGGCGATCGACTACTGGAGCGACGCCTCGGTGCGCGCCGCGGTGACTGCCGACTTCACCGGCGGGGGCAGCGCCCCGGCGTCGGGCTGAGGGCTCGGCCCCCGCAGCCGGCGACGACAGATCATGTACGTCGCTGAGACCTTCACGGCCGCCGAGGCCGACATCCTGCGCCGCTACTTCACGAACCTCGACCAGCCCGTATTCGCCCTGGTGAACTTGCCCGAGGTCGTGAAGGGAGCGCTGTTCGCCCGGTACTCGCGGTCGGCAAAGAGCCTGCGTCGCCTCTTCCTGGACGAGTTCGTGGGCGAACTCGACGTCAGCGGTGACCTGGGCGTGGATGCCACGATCGGCCTGCGCCGCGCCGAGGAACTCTACGACCGGGTCTTCTTCGAGTACGGCGACGACTCGGTGGCGCAGCTCGGGGGCGTGCACCTGGCGTGCGAGCAGGCCTCCAACGTGCTGACCAAGGTGCTGGAGTGGGGGAGGCTGATGTCCTACCTCGAGCAATCCACGCGCTATGTGGCCTACGACGCACGTCTCGGCGGCCGCTACCGCTACTACCGGGATCCCGACATCCTGGGTTCGAGCCTCGGCGCCCGCTACATCGCCGACCTCGACGCCATGTTCGAGTCCTACAGCTCGACGCTGCCCGTGATGAACGAGCATTTCCGCCGCCGGTTCCCCATAGCCCCCGGGGACTCGGACTTCGTGCACCGTCAGGCCATCCGCGCCAAGTCCTTCGACTCGGTCCGGGGGATGCTGCCCGCCGCGGCCCTCTCGAACGTCGGGATCTACGGCAGCGGCCAGGGCTACGAGAACCTGCTCCTGCGGATGCGCGCCCACGCGCTGCCGGAGGTCCGCGCCTACGCCGACATGATGCTCGTCGAACTGCGCAAGGTCATCCCGTCGTTCCTGAAGCGGTTGGACGTCGAGGACAGGGGAGTGGCCTGGAGCCGGTACCTGCGCGCCACCGGCGACTCGATGCAGGCCCTTGCCCTCGAACTCTTCAGCGATGCCGAGAAGCCCTACGAGGAGGTCCCCGCAGTCCGGCTCGTGGACTTCGACCCCGACGCCGAGGTGAAACTCGTGAGCAGCGCCCTCTATTCCCACGTCGACGTCCCCGAGGAGCAGCTGCGCGCCCGCGTCGAGGACATGAGCGCGGAGGATCGCCTGCGCGTGCTGCTCGCCTACACCGGCGACCGCCGCAACAGGCGTCACAAGCCTGGGCGCGCCCTCGAGACGCCCTGCTACCGCTTCGACGTGCTGTGCGACTACGGGGCCTTCCGCGACCTGCAGCGTCACCGGATGCTGACGATCGAATGGCAGCGGCTGTCACCCGGCCACGGCTACAGCATGCCTGAGGCGGTCGCGGCGGCCGGCCTCGAAGGCCTGTTCACCGAGACGATGGCCCGGAGCGCCGAGCTGCACGACACGTTGCTGGAGCACTTCCCCGAGCAGGCCGCCTACGCGGTCGCCCTGGCCTACCGCATCCGTTTCGTCATGCAGATGAACGCCCGGGAGGCGATGCACCTCATCGAGCTGCGCAGCAGCACCCAGGGTCATCCCGCCTACCGCCACGTGGCTCAGGAGATGCACCGCCTCATCGAGACCACCGCAGGACACCGGGCGATCGCCGGAATGATGTCCTTCGCCGACCGCTCCCGCGGACCCGAGCTCGAACGACTCGCCTCCGAGCGTCGGGCCGCGACGCGCCGCCGCGACGCGGTCTAGCGCCGGAGGCTCCCCGGCCGCACCGCAGCACTACCGCATTTTGTGACGGCGTGTGTCTATGATCCGCCTCTCAGGTGATCGGTGCCCGCACGAGGCCGGAGAGACGCATGTCCGACGATGACAACTTGTTGGACCTCGACATCGAGGAAGAGGACGACGAGGCGTTCGACCCCGAATTCGACGAGGACATCGAGGAGGACGACGACGACGACCATCTCGCCGACGACGACGACGATGACCTCGAGGAGGACGATGAGGAGGAGGAGGTCCCCGAGCGCAACGCCAAGCGGCCGCCTCAGGCCGAGGGAGAGTTCGACGACGAGGTGGACCCGGACAATCTCGAGGCGGATCTCAACACCATCCTGCGAGACCGCATCGCCGCGGGCGACGACGTCGAGGACGACGAGGAGACCGGTGAGGTCGAGACCGGCCAGCCGGCGGAGTTGCTCGGCTCGGTGACACCCCGCCGCGACGACGAATGGCTCTGCGAGGGATGCTTCCTGCTGGTGTCGAAGAGCCAACTCGGCAGCCGGACGGAGCCTCGCTGCCCGTCAGGCGAGGAGATCTGCCCGTCGCTCGACAGGCTGGGCCCCTGAGAGTCGGCGTCGCCGCGGCCACAGCCGCCGACTGCACCGCCCTGGAGGCCCTCACCGGGACCGCACGGGAGGAAGCGGCGGGCCAGCGGGGCGGCGCCATGCTGCTGGCGATCCGCTACCCGGAGGCTCTCGATGCCGCCGGATTTCAGCGCCTCCTGGAGACGGGCGGCGTGCGGGCCTGGGTCGGCGACCTCGACGGTTCCACGGTCGGCTTCGCCGCGGCGCGGCTGGTGGAACTGGCGGACGGCACCTCGCTGGCCGAGATCGATGCGCTCTACGTCCTGCCCGAGGCTCGAGGGGTGGGTCTGGGCGAGGCGCTCATGGACGAGGTTCTGGCGTGGGCCGCCGGCGCAGGTGCCGCCGCGGTCGACGCGGTGGCCCTTCCCGGCGACCGGGTGACGAAGAACTTCTTCGAGCGCTACGGGATGACCGCCCGCGCTCTGCAGGTCCACCGACGGCTGGACCCTCCGCCCGCGGCAAGCGCCAGCTGATGCGTCCCGAGGTGTGCGTCGGCGCGATCGCCGTGCGCGACGGCTGCGTGCTGCTGGTGCGCCGGGGCCACGGGCCGGCGGCCGGCCAGTGGTCCGTGCCTGGGGGACGGGTGGAGTGGGGCGAGACGCTGGCCGCGGCCGTCGTCCGGGAGGTGGCCGAGGAGACGGGCCTGGAGGTCCTCTGTGAGGAGTTCGCCGACTGGGTGGAGCGGATCGGCGATCAGCACCACTACGTGATCGCCGACTTCTGGGTCACCGTGCTGAGCGATCACCCTCCGGTGGCCGGCGACGACGCCGCCGAAGCTCGCTGGGTGCCCCTGGAAGGCCTAGACGTCCTCGACCTCACCGCCGGGCTCAGAGACTTCTTCGCCCGCATCGGCGTCCTGGACCGGCTGGCCTGAGGCCTCGGCCGCCTCGTCGGCTGCCTCCTCCGACACCGGCTCCTCCACAGCTTCCAGCTCGGCGGTCTCCTCGCTGAGGTCCTCAGGCACCGGCTCCGCGGCTGAGTCCGGCTCGGCGACCTGCGCCGGAACATCGAAGTATTCCCCGAACTGTGCGCGCAGCGCCGGGAGGCGCTCCCCGAAGCGGCGCACCGTGCGGAGAAGACGCTCCGAGGGCTCCGGCGGCAAATCCTGCGCCACCAATACCAGGCGAATGGGGGACTGTGCAGCCGCTTCCAGCATCCTCACCCACAAATCGTCCTCGGTGCCGGCGTTCAACTGGGACGCGACGCCCTCCTGCAGGCTCGCGGCCAAGCTCTCCGGCAACGGGGTCCCCGCCTTGGGAGGACGCTGGCTGACGCGCAGGGCGGTCACCAGGCGACCCTTGCGGAGCAGCGAACCCAGGTCGGCGATCCAGGCCGAGTGTTCACGGTCGACCCGGGCGTCCAGCTTGCCGCGCAGTTCATCCGCCAGGGCGCGAGCCTCGTCGTCGGGGTACTTCTCGGGGATGCCGGCCACGACCGACCGCAGGTCGCGCAGATCCACCTCGTCGGTCACCTTGCGGGCTGCTTCGGCGCGGTCCCGCCAGTCCACGACGCGGTAGGCCGAGAACAACCTCTCCACGACCGCCAGGCGTGCGTCCCCGGCGTCGCCGGAGCGGCTCGCTTCCTGCCCCTCGCCCGGCTGGCCCTCGGATTGCAGGGCCTGGCGCACCGCCCGGATGCCCTCGTTGGCAAGTCTCTCCGCAATGGCTCTGTCGTCGGCGGACAGCGTTGCCAGCCAAGCGTCGCGGTGGCGGTTCTCCGGGCGCAGTCGCGGGGCGCGCGGGGGCCTGTCGCGCCCGCCGCGGTGCCCGGTGCCGTCTCGTCCGGACCGCCCACCCTCCCGGGCGCGGCCGCCGCCTCCCTTGCGTCGTCGCCCGTCACGGGGGGAGTCGATCTGGTCGGCCGACTTGCGTGCCAGGTTCGGAGCCATCGTCACACCCTCGGTGAAGCGCTTCGAGCCGAGATGCTCCAGGCGCGGCGAGGGCGGACGCTCGGTCTTTGTCGGCAGCACCTGGCGCACCGCGATGCCGTCCACGCTCACCTCGGCCTCCACCCGCAGCACATCACCCACCGCCGCGCCGGCGGGGACGAGACCCTCGGAGAGCACGCCCTTCGGCTGGCGAGCCCCTGCTGCCCGCCAGGTCCAGGTACCGTCGGGGCGCCGGCTGGTCAGCATGACCTCGAGGCGGTGCGACATGGCGTCAACGCTACCGGCGTGCCCGGACAAGGGGGAGCCGGCCAGAACCTTGCGGCCCGGTGGCGACACGTCGTACAGTGGACGGTGAAATCGGGGAGCTCGAATTCTCGGGCTGAGAGGGCGGGGCGACTCGCCGACCCGCAGAACCTGATCTGGGTAATTCCAGCGGAGGGAAGCAATGCGCATTTTCGCGAAGTCTCGTTTTCTTGTCGTCTTGGTGGGCTCAGTTGCGCTGGCGGCGCTCGTCATCGCCGGCTGCGGTGAGGACGGCGGCACGCCGACCGCACCGGCAGCCGAGACTGCGCCCGCTCCCGAACCGCCGCCGCCGGAGCCGCAACCGCCGGCAGCCCCCGAACCGCAGCCGGCTCCCGCCCCGGAGCCGCCGCCGGAACCCGCGCCCGAGCCACCACCGCCGCCCGAGCCGGCGGAGATCACGGTGGTCACCCATGACTCCTTCGCCGTCTCGGAGGGGATCATCGAGTCGTTCGAGGAGAGCACGGGTGTCACGGTGAACCTGCTCACCGGCGAGGACACGGGTTCGATGCTCAGCCAGGTCATCCTTACGAAGGACAATCCCATCGCGGATGTCGTATTCGGCATCGACAACACGTTCCTGCAGCGGGCGCTGGACGAGGACCTCTTCCTCCCGTACCGCTCACCGGCCGTCGAGTCCGTGTCCACTGAGCTGCAGCTCGATGCACAGGACCGGGTCACGCCCATCGACTACGGCGACGTCTGCGTCAACTACTGGATCGACGCCACCGACGGTGCCCCGCCGGAGACCCTCGAGGACCTGGCAGATCCCCGCCACGCCGGGTCGTTCGTGACCCAGAACCCGGAGACCTCCTCGCCGGGCCTGGCATTCCTGCTCGCCACGGTGGCGGCGTTCGGCGTCGACGGCTGGGAGGACTACTGGAGCGACTTGCGGGACGGGGGCGTGTCGGTGACCGCCGGCTGGAGCGAGGCGTACTTCGGGGAGTTCGTGGCCGGGGGAGGGGAGCGCGCTCTCGTGACCTCCTACGCCACCAGCCCGGTTGCGGAGGTGATCTTCGCCGATCCGCCCACGGACACTCCGCCCACCGGCGTGCTGACCGACGGCTGCTTCCGCCAGATCGAGTTCGCCGGCATCCTGGCGGGCACCGAGAACCTCCCCGGCGCGCAGGCTTTCATCGACTTCATGCTCTCCGACACCTTCCAGGAGGACATCCCGCTGAACATGTTCGTCTTCCCCGCCAGCAGCAGTGCGCAGGTGCCGGAGGTGTTCGCCACCCATGCGGTCGCGGTTCCCGAACCGCTGAGCCTCGATCCGGCACTCATCGCCGCCGAGCGCGACAACTGGACACGCCGCTGGGTCGAGATCGTCCTGCGCTAGGGGAGCGGCGCATGCCTCCGACACCGGTCGCGCACCTCATCCCAGCGAGGGCGCACCTCATTCCGGCACCGGCCGCGCACGTCTTTCCGGCGAAGGCCGGAATCCAGAGCCCGCTGACATCCTGATCTCCGCCACGCGGTCCGCTCGTCGGCTCGGCCCGATCGCCCTCGCGGCGGCGCCGGCGGCCTTCATCGGTGTCTTCTTCCTCTATCCCCTCGTGGGGGTGTTGACCCGCAGCTTCGACGCCGGAACCCTGCTGGAGACCTGGCGCAACCCGGTCACGACCGACGTCCTGTGGTTCACGACCTGGCAGGCACTGGCCTCCACCGGAGCGTGCCTGGCGGTGGCCCTGCCAACCGCGGCGGTCCTGGCGCGCCTGCGCTTCCGGGGCCGCAGGCTCGTGCACGCCCTGCTGGTGGTGCCGTTCGTGCTTCCCACGGTGGTGGTCGCCGCGGCCTTCCTTTCGCTGATGGATCGCTTCGGCCTGACCGACCGGTTCCACCACACCGTGTGGGCGATCCTGGCGGCGCATGTGTTCTTCAACTACGCGGTCATCGCCCGCTCGGTGGCGGCCTACTGGTCCCAACTCGATCCCGCTCCCGAACAGGCCGCCGCGGTCCTCGGAGCGAGTCCCCTTCGCGTCTTCGGAGCGGTCACGCTGCCGCGCCTGGCCCCGGCTATCGGTGCCGTGAGCGCCATCGTGCTCCTGTTCAACTTCACATCGTTCGGCGCGATCCTCATTCTCGGCGGGCCGCGCCGGGCGACGCTCGACACCGAGATCTGGCGCTTCGCCGTGCAGCGCCTGGAGTTCGACACGGCGGCGGCGCTGGCGCTGCTGCAGTTGTTGTGCGTGCTGATGCTCGTCGTGGGGGCGACGCTCTGGCAACGCCGCCGACACGTCGCCGAGCGTCTCCGCACCGACACCGCCCGGCGTGTGCGCGCCAGCGCCGACCGGGCGCTCTTGGCCGGAGCGCTCAGCGTGGCCGCTGTGGTCGTGGGATTGCCGCTGGCGATGCTGGTGGAGCGCTCGTTGCGCAGCGGGGGGGACTACACGCTCGAGAACTACCGGCGCCTGGGGCAGAGCGGTGAGCGCCTGCAGGCCCTGTTCGTGTCGCCGCTTGCGGCGATCCGTCACTCCCTGGAGTTCGCCGCGACCGCCACCGGCATCGCCACGATCGGCGGCCTGCTGGTCGCCCTGGCGGTCAGCGGCCGCCGCCGGCGGGGCGCGGCGACTCTGGAGGGCGCCTTCCTGATGCCGCTGGGCACTTCGGCGGTGATCCTGGGCTTCGGGATGCTGCTGGTGCTGGACCGCCCCCCGCTCGATCTGCGCCTGTCCTGGTGGCTGGTGCCGATCGCGCACGCGCTGATCGGCATGCCGTTCGTGATCCGCTCGGTCACGCCGGCCCTGGCCGCGGTGAGCCCGCGGCTGCGCGAGGCGGCCGCCACGCTGGGCGCCCGGCCGGCACGGGTGCGACGCGAGGTGGACCTGCCCCTGGCCCTGCGCGGTCTCGCCGTCGGCGCCGGGTTCGCCTTCGCGGTGTCGCTGGGTGAGTTCGGCGCCACCGCCTTCGTGGTCCGCCCGGAGCGACCCACGGTCCCGGTCGCCATCTTCCGCCTCCTGGGACGACCCGGTGAGACGGCGTTCGGGCAGGCCATGGCCATGAGCGTGATACTGCTGGCCATGACCGCCGCGGCCGTGCTGTTGATCGACCGGCTCCGCCCCGCCGGGGCGGCGGACTTCTGAGACGGGGACTTCTGAGATGGCTGGGCCCGACTCCGGCGCCGCGCGGCACAACGCCGGCGGGCGGCTGCCTCGCGGACAGGACGGCGGGGGGGGAGAGGGAGAGGCGGCTTACGATCGGACGGCGAATCCCGCAGCATCATCCCCGGAGCCTGCCCCTCCATCGTCTTTCCGGCGAAGGCCGGAATCCACCCCCAGACTCGATCCGGGGCCGGAATCCACTCCCGGAGAGGGACTGACGATCGGCGGCCTGACGGTGAGTCTCGAAGGCCACGAGATCCTGCGCGGCCTCGAACTCTCGGTGCGCCGTGGCGAGATCCTGGCCCTGCTGGGGCCGAGCGGCTGCGGCAAGACGACGCTGTTGCGCACGATCGCCGGCCTGCAGGCGCCCGACGGCGGCTCGGTCTCCTGGGCGGGGGAGGACCAGCGGTCGGTCCCCGCCCACCGCCGGCGCTTCGGGATGGTCTTCCAGGACCATGCCCTGCTGCCGCACCGCAACGTGGGCGC is a genomic window of bacterium containing:
- a CDS encoding GNAT family N-acetyltransferase — encoded protein: MLLAIRYPEALDAAGFQRLLETGGVRAWVGDLDGSTVGFAAARLVELADGTSLAEIDALYVLPEARGVGLGEALMDEVLAWAAGAGAAAVDAVALPGDRVTKNFFERYGMTARALQVHRRLDPPPAASAS
- a CDS encoding FAD-dependent thymidylate synthase, with the protein product MYVAETFTAAEADILRRYFTNLDQPVFALVNLPEVVKGALFARYSRSAKSLRRLFLDEFVGELDVSGDLGVDATIGLRRAEELYDRVFFEYGDDSVAQLGGVHLACEQASNVLTKVLEWGRLMSYLEQSTRYVAYDARLGGRYRYYRDPDILGSSLGARYIADLDAMFESYSSTLPVMNEHFRRRFPIAPGDSDFVHRQAIRAKSFDSVRGMLPAAALSNVGIYGSGQGYENLLLRMRAHALPEVRAYADMMLVELRKVIPSFLKRLDVEDRGVAWSRYLRATGDSMQALALELFSDAEKPYEEVPAVRLVDFDPDAEVKLVSSALYSHVDVPEEQLRARVEDMSAEDRLRVLLAYTGDRRNRRHKPGRALETPCYRFDVLCDYGAFRDLQRHRMLTIEWQRLSPGHGYSMPEAVAAAGLEGLFTETMARSAELHDTLLEHFPEQAAYAVALAYRIRFVMQMNAREAMHLIELRSSTQGHPAYRHVAQEMHRLIETTAGHRAIAGMMSFADRSRGPELERLASERRAATRRRDAV
- a CDS encoding iron ABC transporter permease gives rise to the protein MGVLTRSFDAGTLLETWRNPVTTDVLWFTTWQALASTGACLAVALPTAAVLARLRFRGRRLVHALLVVPFVLPTVVVAAAFLSLMDRFGLTDRFHHTVWAILAAHVFFNYAVIARSVAAYWSQLDPAPEQAAAVLGASPLRVFGAVTLPRLAPAIGAVSAIVLLFNFTSFGAILILGGPRRATLDTEIWRFAVQRLEFDTAAALALLQLLCVLMLVVGATLWQRRRHVAERLRTDTARRVRASADRALLAGALSVAAVVVGLPLAMLVERSLRSGGDYTLENYRRLGQSGERLQALFVSPLAAIRHSLEFAATATGIATIGGLLVALAVSGRRRRGAATLEGAFLMPLGTSAVILGFGMLLVLDRPPLDLRLSWWLVPIAHALIGMPFVIRSVTPALAAVSPRLREAAATLGARPARVRREVDLPLALRGLAVGAGFAFAVSLGEFGATAFVVRPERPTVPVAIFRLLGRPGETAFGQAMAMSVILLAMTAAAVLLIDRLRPAGAADF
- a CDS encoding DUF4193 family protein, translating into MSDDDNLLDLDIEEEDDEAFDPEFDEDIEEDDDDDHLADDDDDDLEEDDEEEEVPERNAKRPPQAEGEFDDEVDPDNLEADLNTILRDRIAAGDDVEDDEETGEVETGQPAELLGSVTPRRDDEWLCEGCFLLVSKSQLGSRTEPRCPSGEEICPSLDRLGP
- a CDS encoding thiamine ABC transporter substrate-binding protein, translated to MRIFAKSRFLVVLVGSVALAALVIAGCGEDGGTPTAPAAETAPAPEPPPPEPQPPAAPEPQPAPAPEPPPEPAPEPPPPPEPAEITVVTHDSFAVSEGIIESFEESTGVTVNLLTGEDTGSMLSQVILTKDNPIADVVFGIDNTFLQRALDEDLFLPYRSPAVESVSTELQLDAQDRVTPIDYGDVCVNYWIDATDGAPPETLEDLADPRHAGSFVTQNPETSSPGLAFLLATVAAFGVDGWEDYWSDLRDGGVSVTAGWSEAYFGEFVAGGGERALVTSYATSPVAEVIFADPPTDTPPTGVLTDGCFRQIEFAGILAGTENLPGAQAFIDFMLSDTFQEDIPLNMFVFPASSSAQVPEVFATHAVAVPEPLSLDPALIAAERDNWTRRWVEIVLR
- a CDS encoding NUDIX hydrolase, which translates into the protein MRPEVCVGAIAVRDGCVLLVRRGHGPAAGQWSVPGGRVEWGETLAAAVVREVAEETGLEVLCEEFADWVERIGDQHHYVIADFWVTVLSDHPPVAGDDAAEARWVPLEGLDVLDLTAGLRDFFARIGVLDRLA
- a CDS encoding M20 family metallopeptidase → MVRSSPGSADFKARAAAAVEARAAQLTEISHRIHENPELGFEEHFAHDLLADAAEEAGLAVQRQAYGVATAFAARAGTEGPLVAFLCEYDALPGIGHACGHNIIAASGLGAGLAAAEVVEELGGRLLILGTPAEEGGGGKLHLMDGGAFAGVDAALMVHPAGLELSEMQTLAVQQLHARYRGRPAHAAAAPQAGRNALDGAVLGYVAAAALRQHIAPDERFHGIFTDGGQKPNIVPTFAETNWYVRSPTVTRLELLKERLADCLNSGALAAGVGLELAWAEYFFAEVRSNGPLLELWKSNAAAVGRQPQRPAPGRTVIGSTDMGNVSQAVPSIHPMIAVGPPDVAIHTEEFARCARGPDGDRGVVDGAKTLAAVAIDYWSDASVRAAVTADFTGGGSAPASG